In Emys orbicularis isolate rEmyOrb1 chromosome 12, rEmyOrb1.hap1, whole genome shotgun sequence, one genomic interval encodes:
- the LOC135887105 gene encoding olfactory receptor 10C1-like, whose protein sequence is MVRKKMRKNSSVTEFVILGFSNHPDMSSIYFVLFLCIYIITVLGNILIIIIINVDPSLHTPMYFFLRNLSFLEICYTSVTLPKVLSNLLSENKAISFAGCAVQLYFFLFFGVTECCLLASMAYDRYSAICKPLQYMTIMNKRVCIQLTGGSCICGTLVAVGHTTFVFTLPFCGSNVINHFFCEIQPVLKLVCGDTYWIEIQISVGAAFVLMLPFMLILVSYICIISTILKIRSAKGRRRAFSTCSSHLIVVTLFYGTALIMYVHPKSSFSPDVNKLLSLFYSVVTPILNPIIYSLRNKEVKDALRKTGMKVFHPQK, encoded by the coding sequence ATGGTgaggaagaaaatgagaaaaaacagcTCTGTGACTGAGTTTGTCATACTGGGATTCTCTAATCACCCAGACATGAGTTCCATTTATTTCGTGTTATTTCTGTGCATTTACATCATCACAGTGCTGGGCAACATCctcatcattatcatcatcaatGTTGATCCgtcccttcacacccccatgtatttcttcctcaggAACTTGTCCTTCCTGGAGATCTGCTACACCTCAGTCACCCTGCCCAAGGTCCTGTCCAACCTCCTCTCAGAGAATAAAGCCATCTCCTTTGCTGGTTGTGCAGTACAGCTGTATTTCTTTCTATTCTTCGGTGTTACTGAATGCTGCCTCCTTGCATCTATGGCGTATGACCGCTACAGTGCTATATGCAAACCACTGCAATACATGACCATCATGAATAAGAGGGTTTGCATCCAGCTGACAGGTGGCTCATGTATCTGTGGCACCCTGGTGGCTGTGGGGCACACAACCTTCGTCTTCACTCTTCCTTTCTGTGGGTCCAATGTGATCAACCACTTCTTCTGTGAGATCCAGCCGGTGCTGAAGCTGGTGTGTGGGGACACCTACTGGATTGAGATCCAGATCTCTGTGGGTGCTGCCTTTGTCCTCATGCTGCCTTTCATGCTGATCCTGGTGTCCTACATCtgtatcatctccaccatccttaAAATTAGGTCCGCCAAAGGCAGGCGCAGAGcattctccacctgctcctcgcACCTCATTGTGGTGACGTTGTTCTACGGGACGGCCCTTATCATGTATGTGCACCCCAAGTCCAGCTTCTCTCCAGATGTGAACAAGTTACTCTCTCTGTTCTACTCAGTGGTGACTCCGATCTTGAACCCCATTatctacagcctcaggaacaaggAGGTGAAAGATGCCTTGAGGAAAACAGGGATGAAGGTATTTCATCCacaaaaatag